Proteins from a single region of Amycolatopsis sp. CA-230715:
- a CDS encoding sugar phosphate isomerase/epimerase family protein, giving the protein MPHILTEDDLGVFSRTWPPMNASDLAHTVSDSGFGQVHFNLASAGLNQLDAPGATAVRAAFDQAAVAITSMSATYNMIDPDPDRRHRSTAEAVALIHQAPSLGVRMISLCTGSRHPTDKWAWHPDNASPRAYSDLLATMRQLVPAAREAGVRLGVEPDPGNVIDSAGAARRLLRDVDGTVGVILDPGNLITPENAGHQADILDEAFDTLGHRIVSVHAKDSHPRHGLGSGLVDFGLFFRRWALLPEPVPVVIHDVAPSDLPQAREFVLSHRDPA; this is encoded by the coding sequence ATGCCCCACATTCTCACCGAGGACGACCTCGGCGTCTTCAGCCGGACCTGGCCGCCGATGAACGCCTCCGACCTCGCGCACACCGTCAGCGATTCGGGCTTCGGCCAGGTGCACTTCAACCTCGCCAGCGCGGGCCTGAACCAACTCGACGCGCCAGGGGCGACTGCCGTCCGCGCCGCCTTCGACCAGGCCGCCGTCGCGATCACGAGCATGTCGGCGACGTACAACATGATCGACCCCGATCCGGACCGCAGGCACCGGAGCACCGCCGAGGCCGTGGCGCTGATCCACCAGGCGCCCTCGCTCGGGGTGCGGATGATCAGCTTGTGCACGGGAAGCCGCCACCCCACGGACAAATGGGCCTGGCATCCCGACAACGCCTCGCCCCGCGCCTACTCCGACCTCCTGGCCACGATGCGGCAACTCGTCCCCGCCGCGCGCGAGGCCGGGGTCCGGCTCGGGGTGGAACCGGACCCCGGCAACGTCATCGACAGCGCCGGCGCGGCGCGGCGCCTGCTCCGAGACGTCGACGGCACGGTCGGCGTCATCCTCGACCCGGGAAACCTGATCACCCCCGAGAACGCCGGTCACCAAGCCGACATCCTCGACGAAGCGTTCGACACGCTCGGCCACCGGATCGTGAGCGTCCACGCCAAGGACTCCCACCCCCGGCACGGGCTCGGTTCGGGCCTGGTCGACTTCGGCCTCTTCTTCCGCCGATGGGCCCTGCTCCCCGAACCCGTCCCCGTCGTCATCCACGACGTGGCGCCGTCGGACCTCCCGCAAGCCCGCGAATTCGTGCTGTCGCACCGGGACCCGGCATGA
- a CDS encoding beta-ketoacyl [acyl carrier protein] synthase domain-containing protein, whose translation MSASASEPIAIIGMGCRFPGGVETPGGLWRLAAERRRTMGPVPPERWDSARLGALHSPEVALRAGRGCFLDGDMWAWDPEAFSVAPLERDWVDPQFRVLMEVAWEAVEHAGIPVDRLRGSRTGVYAGTYAPDNLFREARPVQDAPNSPYLFGNFTAGAAGRVAFSMDLRGPVMVISTHCSSGLVALDTACGALTLGDCDTALAGATLLMLSPETHFHEAPLLLSERGGCYAFDARADGYVRGEGAGMLVLKRLSDAIRDEDRVLAVIRGSAVNNDGQATRLTAPSSALQQQLFRAAVDSAGIDPGEVGLVEAHGPGTAVGDPVEYTSVNAVYGRGKGRCALGSVKTNIGHSEPVSGIAGVIKAVECLRRGVIAPNAVFDEWNPAIPRDDGSRLFVPEEPTEWPVDGERRFAAACSYGVTGTNAHVVLESAPLPKRAASKRPSTEDVVRVFRCPARPRNRCG comes from the coding sequence GTGAGCGCGTCAGCTTCGGAGCCGATCGCGATAATCGGCATGGGGTGCCGTTTCCCTGGCGGGGTGGAAACCCCGGGCGGTTTGTGGCGGCTGGCGGCGGAAAGGCGGCGGACGATGGGGCCGGTGCCGCCGGAGAGGTGGGATTCCGCCCGGCTCGGCGCGCTGCACAGTCCGGAGGTGGCGTTGCGCGCCGGACGGGGGTGCTTCCTGGACGGCGACATGTGGGCATGGGACCCGGAGGCCTTTTCGGTGGCGCCGTTGGAGCGGGACTGGGTGGATCCGCAGTTCCGGGTGCTGATGGAAGTGGCGTGGGAGGCGGTCGAGCACGCGGGGATTCCGGTGGACCGCTTACGGGGGTCGCGGACCGGCGTCTATGCGGGCACATATGCGCCGGACAACCTCTTCCGTGAAGCCCGGCCGGTGCAGGACGCTCCGAACAGTCCTTATCTGTTCGGGAATTTCACCGCGGGGGCGGCGGGTCGGGTCGCGTTCTCGATGGACCTGCGGGGCCCGGTGATGGTGATCAGCACGCACTGCTCGTCGGGTTTGGTCGCGCTGGACACCGCGTGCGGGGCGTTGACCCTCGGGGACTGCGACACGGCGTTGGCGGGTGCGACGTTGTTGATGTTGTCGCCGGAAACGCATTTCCACGAAGCGCCGTTGCTGTTGTCCGAACGCGGCGGCTGCTACGCCTTCGACGCGCGCGCCGACGGTTATGTGCGCGGTGAGGGTGCGGGCATGCTGGTCCTCAAACGGCTTTCCGACGCGATACGCGACGAGGACCGGGTTCTGGCGGTGATCCGGGGCAGCGCGGTGAACAACGACGGGCAGGCCACCCGGTTGACCGCGCCGTCGAGCGCGTTGCAGCAGCAGCTCTTCCGTGCCGCTGTGGACAGTGCGGGTATCGATCCCGGCGAGGTGGGCCTGGTCGAAGCGCACGGACCGGGTACCGCGGTGGGTGATCCCGTCGAGTACACCTCGGTCAACGCCGTGTACGGGCGCGGAAAGGGTCGGTGCGCGCTGGGGTCGGTGAAGACGAACATCGGGCATTCGGAACCGGTGTCGGGGATCGCCGGGGTCATCAAGGCCGTGGAATGCCTGCGGCGGGGTGTGATCGCGCCGAACGCGGTCTTCGACGAGTGGAATCCGGCCATCCCCCGCGACGACGGTTCGCGGCTGTTCGTCCCCGAAGAGCCGACGGAGTGGCCGGTGGACGGGGAACGCCGGTTCGCGGCGGCGTGTTCCTACGGTGTCACGGGCACCAACGCCCACGTCGTGCTCGAATCCGCGCCCCTGCCGAAGCGCGCCGCGAGCAAGCGACCGTCCACAGAGGACGTCGTACGGGTGTTCCGTTGTCCGGCACGTCCCCGGAATCGCTGCGGCTGA
- a CDS encoding BtpA/SgcQ family protein: protein MGRFTDIFPGIAKPLIAMAHVPALPGTPLYDADLGMNGLLDAVRRDVEVLCDAGFDAILFCNENDRPYRLNAGLADAAALSRVVAHAHPTDRPYGVDYLWDPRCALAVSVATDARFMREVVSGTWESDMGLWSPDAGEVLRERRRLDRSDLGIFMNVTPEFASAIGQRSAADVARSTAVSSLPDAILVSGPMAGAEPAVSTVASVRDAVPADLPVLLNTGAKAATIAGYLPHADGCVVGSDLKVDGHTWNPVDPDRARRFIDAARSA, encoded by the coding sequence ATGGGACGTTTCACCGACATCTTCCCCGGCATCGCGAAACCCCTCATCGCCATGGCACACGTACCGGCTCTGCCGGGGACACCGCTCTACGACGCCGATCTCGGCATGAACGGCCTGCTCGACGCCGTGCGAAGGGACGTCGAAGTCCTGTGCGACGCCGGTTTCGACGCGATCCTGTTCTGCAACGAAAACGATCGGCCGTACCGCCTGAACGCGGGCTTGGCCGATGCCGCGGCACTCAGCAGGGTCGTCGCGCACGCCCACCCGACAGACCGACCGTACGGGGTGGACTACTTGTGGGATCCGCGCTGCGCGCTCGCGGTTTCGGTCGCCACCGACGCGCGCTTCATGCGCGAGGTCGTCTCCGGGACCTGGGAGTCCGATATGGGACTGTGGAGCCCGGACGCCGGTGAGGTCCTGCGGGAGCGGCGCCGGCTGGACCGCTCGGATCTGGGCATCTTCATGAACGTCACGCCGGAGTTCGCCTCCGCGATCGGCCAGCGCTCCGCCGCGGACGTCGCCCGGTCCACAGCCGTCTCCAGCCTGCCCGACGCGATCCTGGTCTCCGGCCCGATGGCCGGGGCCGAACCGGCGGTCTCGACCGTCGCGTCCGTCCGCGACGCGGTCCCCGCCGACCTCCCCGTGCTGCTCAACACCGGCGCCAAAGCCGCGACGATCGCCGGCTACCTCCCCCACGCGGACGGCTGCGTGGTCGGCAGCGACCTCAAGGTCGACGGGCACACCTGGAATCCCGTCGACCCCGACCGCGCGCGCCGGTTCATCGACGCGGCCCGTAGCGCGTAG
- a CDS encoding MarR family winged helix-turn-helix transcriptional regulator, whose translation MRDLRVANLLGATALAVTDLVAELPGAATGLSVRRSAALVTLSASPDISVSELGRRVGLTQSATVRLVDTLEGDGLVARSRDRFNPKSVTVAVTATGEAMAGQVLRERTVGLADVVDSLDPVDQRILGPLLSKLLFRLYQQRGRAQHMCRLCDRNACNTAAEVCPVGEAERRSQDLAAHGDPA comes from the coding sequence ATGCGCGATCTGCGGGTGGCGAATCTTCTGGGGGCGACCGCACTGGCGGTGACCGACCTGGTCGCCGAGTTACCGGGTGCCGCGACAGGGCTCAGCGTGCGGAGATCGGCGGCCCTGGTCACGCTCTCGGCCAGTCCGGACATCAGCGTGAGCGAGCTGGGGCGCCGGGTCGGGTTGACGCAGTCGGCCACGGTGAGACTGGTCGACACGTTGGAGGGCGACGGCCTGGTAGCGAGGTCTCGGGACCGATTCAATCCCAAGTCGGTGACCGTCGCTGTCACTGCCACCGGCGAGGCGATGGCGGGGCAGGTGCTGCGAGAACGAACCGTGGGCCTGGCCGACGTGGTGGATTCGTTGGATCCGGTGGACCAGCGGATCCTCGGCCCGTTGCTGAGCAAGCTGTTGTTCCGCTTGTACCAGCAGCGTGGACGAGCGCAGCACATGTGCCGGTTGTGTGACCGGAATGCGTGTAACACCGCAGCCGAGGTGTGTCCGGTGGGGGAAGCGGAGCGGCGGAGCCAGGACCTGGCGGCGCACGGTGATCCGGCGTGA
- a CDS encoding YbfB/YjiJ family MFS transporter → MLWLVTGLAMVAAVASGFSRFAYGLVLPAMRSALAWSYTTAGAINTVSSVGYLAGAAVAAPLATRVGERRLVIVGTAITAATVLATAASGNLVVIGVLRALGGASAATSFVGGAAMVARLNSAASARWKAMTFGIYFGVGGGLGMVVPGVVVPFVLAHAPWSMAWVALGLVSLVAFVLSAVATAAVRPAQPVPQDQDRTRRGWLIREITPLLLAYGLFGAGYIVYMTFIVTYLDQRGMGQGEIGAFWVLLGLAAMVSGFAWSPVLSRTSGGRGPALTLVTGTVGTLFPLLSDAPAVSYLSATLFGFSFLATVSAITSCAQDVLAPRYWTSAIAVLTVVFSLGQSVGPVLSGMVSDGGRGVRIGLLIGAMFLVVSTVVVLFQRAEPRGDRVERRQALNGVLARKTGSTVAKKG, encoded by the coding sequence ATGCTCTGGCTGGTCACCGGGCTCGCCATGGTCGCCGCGGTGGCGTCGGGCTTCTCCCGGTTCGCCTACGGCCTGGTGCTGCCGGCGATGCGGTCGGCCCTGGCGTGGTCCTACACCACCGCCGGCGCGATCAACACGGTGAGTTCGGTGGGGTACCTCGCCGGCGCCGCCGTTGCCGCCCCGCTGGCCACCCGCGTCGGCGAGCGGCGGCTCGTGATCGTCGGTACCGCCATCACGGCGGCCACGGTGCTGGCCACTGCCGCCAGTGGGAACCTCGTGGTGATCGGCGTACTACGAGCACTGGGCGGTGCCAGCGCGGCCACTTCGTTCGTAGGAGGCGCCGCGATGGTGGCGCGGCTCAACAGTGCCGCCTCTGCGCGCTGGAAGGCGATGACCTTCGGGATCTACTTCGGTGTCGGCGGTGGACTGGGCATGGTCGTCCCCGGCGTTGTCGTGCCCTTCGTTCTGGCGCACGCTCCATGGTCGATGGCGTGGGTGGCGCTGGGGCTCGTGTCTTTGGTGGCGTTCGTGCTTTCCGCCGTTGCCACTGCCGCGGTTCGCCCCGCCCAGCCGGTCCCGCAGGATCAAGATCGCACCCGCCGCGGTTGGCTGATCCGCGAGATCACTCCGCTGCTGCTGGCCTACGGGCTGTTCGGCGCGGGCTACATCGTGTACATGACCTTCATCGTCACCTACCTCGACCAACGCGGCATGGGACAAGGGGAGATCGGGGCTTTCTGGGTACTGCTCGGCCTCGCTGCGATGGTGAGCGGATTCGCCTGGAGCCCGGTCTTGAGTCGTACTTCCGGCGGACGTGGCCCTGCGCTGACCCTGGTGACCGGCACAGTCGGCACTCTGTTCCCTCTTCTTTCCGATGCTCCCGCTGTCTCCTACCTGTCGGCGACGTTGTTCGGATTTTCCTTCCTGGCGACGGTGAGCGCGATCACTTCGTGCGCACAGGACGTGCTCGCGCCCCGGTACTGGACCAGTGCGATAGCTGTGCTGACGGTGGTGTTCTCGCTGGGCCAGTCGGTTGGCCCGGTCCTGTCGGGCATGGTGTCCGATGGTGGACGAGGCGTCCGGATCGGCCTGCTCATCGGTGCGATGTTCCTCGTCGTGAGCACCGTAGTGGTGCTGTTCCAGCGCGCGGAGCCCCGCGGAGACCGGGTCGAACGACGGCAGGCTCTCAACGGTGTGCTTGCTCGCAAAACCGGTTCCACCGTCGCGAAAAAGGGCTGA
- a CDS encoding alpha/beta fold hydrolase codes for MTHHCRRVPGTTPLVLLHGLGADRRQVLGLPWDEALANRTVLAPDLDGRDFDSMADEVLALVDHLRLPRDFLVFGISMGAGVAVRLALRDPGAVRAAICVRPAWLHEPHPPNLDVLRTVADHLDGTSPDAFTSSQPYRTMYVHAPEAAMALLSSFEAPDPGRLADLLRTVPASVPYDRPESLAKVRCPVLVLGNEEDPLHPIAIARTWANRMRHAKFAPLPPRYRHPRHHATALIQHTVDFIGALDAP; via the coding sequence ATGACCCACCACTGCCGCCGGGTCCCCGGCACCACTCCGCTGGTCCTGCTGCACGGACTGGGCGCGGATCGTCGCCAGGTGCTGGGCCTGCCGTGGGACGAGGCGCTCGCCAACCGGACCGTACTGGCGCCCGACCTCGACGGCCGGGACTTCGACAGCATGGCCGACGAGGTCCTCGCCCTCGTCGACCACCTCCGACTGCCAAGGGACTTCCTCGTCTTCGGCATTTCGATGGGCGCCGGGGTCGCCGTGCGCCTGGCGCTGCGGGACCCCGGCGCCGTGCGGGCCGCGATCTGCGTCCGGCCGGCGTGGCTGCACGAACCGCACCCGCCGAACCTGGACGTCCTGCGCACCGTCGCCGACCACCTCGACGGCACTTCCCCGGACGCCTTCACCTCTTCCCAGCCCTACCGGACCATGTACGTCCACGCTCCTGAGGCGGCCATGGCCTTGCTGTCCTCGTTCGAGGCACCCGACCCGGGTCGACTCGCCGACCTGCTGCGCACCGTCCCCGCCTCGGTTCCCTACGACCGGCCCGAATCGCTCGCGAAAGTACGGTGCCCCGTCCTGGTACTCGGCAACGAAGAGGATCCACTGCACCCGATCGCCATCGCACGGACCTGGGCCAATCGAATGCGGCACGCGAAATTCGCCCCGCTCCCACCGCGCTACCGCCACCCTCGGCACCACGCGACGGCACTGATCCAGCACACCGTCGACTTCATCGGAGCGCTCGACGCCCCATGA